A stretch of the Halorussus salinus genome encodes the following:
- a CDS encoding twin-arginine translocation signal domain-containing protein translates to MNRENPSSRRQFLKSAGLVTAGLAATVPASARKVAESSGDVSTELYEGQRVTDGNDDGTVAVFNTPDADDFDQLVEGGANDPYGTTQSDEVYDPGSDEYFIEVSWDYSGVTGWTPVPGLDPVSVPI, encoded by the coding sequence ATGAACAGAGAAAACCCATCCAGCCGACGACAGTTCCTGAAGAGTGCAGGTCTCGTCACCGCGGGTCTCGCCGCAACAGTTCCAGCGAGCGCGCGGAAAGTGGCCGAATCGTCCGGAGACGTGTCCACCGAACTCTACGAAGGCCAGCGCGTCACGGACGGCAACGACGACGGCACCGTGGCGGTGTTCAACACCCCCGACGCCGACGACTTCGACCAGTTGGTGGAGGGCGGTGCCAACGACCCATACGGTACCACCCAGTCGGACGAAGTGTACGACCCCGGTTCCGACGAGTACTTCATCGAGGTCTCGTGGGACTACAGCGGCGTGACCGGATGGACGCCGGTTCCCGGTCTGGACCCGGTCAGCGTCCCGATTTAG
- a CDS encoding SDR family NAD(P)-dependent oxidoreductase translates to MTDHRERFSVGGKTAVITGASSGIGREIAELFAADGANVVVCSREQENVDPVAEDIRDATADAGGDALAVECDVTDRDAVEALVEATVEEFGGLDVLVNNAGASFMANFEDISPNGWQKILDINLGGTYNCAQAAEEYLKDGGGAVINVASVAGQQGAPYMSHYGAAKAAVVNLTSTLAFEWAGDGVRVNCIAPGFVATPGLASQMGISADEIDRESVERRVGVSEEIADVARFLASDAASFVVGETVTAAGVPDVMESPDV, encoded by the coding sequence ATGACCGACCACCGCGAGCGCTTCTCGGTCGGCGGGAAGACCGCCGTCATTACCGGCGCGAGTTCCGGCATCGGGCGGGAAATCGCCGAACTGTTCGCCGCTGACGGCGCGAACGTCGTCGTCTGCTCGCGCGAGCAGGAGAACGTAGACCCCGTGGCCGAGGACATCCGCGACGCGACCGCCGACGCGGGCGGCGACGCGCTCGCGGTCGAGTGCGACGTGACCGACCGCGACGCCGTCGAGGCGCTCGTGGAGGCCACCGTCGAGGAGTTCGGCGGTCTCGACGTACTCGTCAACAACGCCGGAGCGAGCTTCATGGCGAACTTCGAGGACATCAGCCCCAACGGCTGGCAGAAGATTCTCGACATCAACTTGGGCGGGACCTACAACTGCGCGCAGGCCGCCGAGGAGTACCTGAAAGACGGCGGCGGGGCGGTGATAAACGTCGCCAGCGTGGCGGGCCAACAGGGCGCGCCCTACATGAGCCACTACGGCGCGGCCAAGGCCGCGGTGGTCAACCTCACCTCGACGCTCGCCTTCGAGTGGGCGGGCGATGGAGTCAGGGTCAACTGCATCGCGCCGGGGTTCGTCGCCACGCCCGGACTCGCCAGCCAGATGGGCATCTCGGCCGACGAAATCGACCGCGAGTCCGTCGAGCGCCGCGTCGGCGTCAGCGAGGAGATAGCCGACGTGGCCCGGTTCCTCGCCAGCGACGCCGCCTCGTTCGTCGTCGGCGAGACCGTCACCGCCGCGGGCGTCCCCGACGTGATGGAGTCACCCGACGTGTGA
- a CDS encoding S26 family signal peptidase, translating to MSDDTPRDSDADSSEESPDSSPEGVREWLTWLRRTDHGAVALGRDVASSALTVALVGLVLFAASGVWPPMVAVESGSMEPHMERGDLVFVMDEGRLAPDAATGDTGVVTHRVGKERGFRKSGSYGDVIVYRPDGRERATPIIHRARFWVNDSENWYAKANSDYLAADSCAEVTNCPAPNAGFVTLGDANDYYDQAVGRTRPVRPSWVRGTAELTIPELGHVRLALSGN from the coding sequence ATGAGCGACGACACGCCGCGGGATTCGGACGCTGACTCTTCCGAGGAGTCCCCCGACTCCTCTCCCGAGGGAGTCCGCGAGTGGCTGACGTGGCTCCGCCGCACCGACCACGGCGCGGTCGCGCTCGGCCGCGACGTGGCGAGCAGTGCGCTGACGGTCGCGCTCGTCGGTCTCGTGCTGTTCGCCGCGAGCGGCGTCTGGCCGCCGATGGTCGCCGTCGAGAGTGGGAGCATGGAACCGCACATGGAACGAGGAGACCTCGTGTTCGTGATGGACGAGGGACGGCTCGCGCCGGACGCCGCGACCGGCGACACCGGGGTCGTCACCCACCGCGTCGGGAAGGAACGGGGCTTCCGGAAGTCGGGGAGTTACGGCGACGTAATCGTCTACCGACCCGACGGCAGGGAGCGAGCGACGCCCATCATCCACCGGGCGCGATTCTGGGTGAACGACTCGGAGAACTGGTACGCGAAGGCGAACTCGGACTACCTCGCCGCTGACAGTTGCGCCGAGGTGACCAACTGCCCGGCCCCGAACGCGGGGTTCGTCACCTTGGGCGACGCCAACGACTACTACGACCAAGCGGTCGGGCGAACCCGGCCAGTCAGGCCGTCGTGGGTCCGCGGGACCGCAGAGTTGACGATTCCGGAACTCGGGCACGTCCGCCTCGCGCTCTCCGGCAACTGA